One segment of Ipomoea triloba cultivar NCNSP0323 chromosome 12, ASM357664v1 DNA contains the following:
- the LOC115999368 gene encoding extensin-2-like, whose amino-acid sequence MSAYMHPHGYPPHGGQSFRTIPPQAYEHYFHHHPYPYVYPPPPYHYTPPPYPYPYPIYEHHPYATSYVHNRERIEIPTSQEKEESLSFIAESINNRLYQMMKEIDLRCELVPKVIIPTKVEPPPCDNPQPKQPSYTHKPYLYPTSYPNTSYRPPPHFHEGHDAIYHYETPPYTPYHTLTNSYGSPPCEKLPPADDEIKILNEKLGVFIEIAKEDTAKLRAELKGEMKEYLVTLRWKAFH is encoded by the coding sequence ATGAGTGCTTATATGCATCCCCATGGTTATCCACCTCATGGTGGACAATCCTTTAGGACTATTCCACCCCAAGCCTATGAACATTACTTCCATCACCACCCATATCCCTATGTTTACCCACCGCCACCATACCATTACACCCCACCTCCATATCCATATCCTTATCCTATCTATGAACATCATCCATATGCTACCTCCTATGTGCATAATCGAGAAAGAATTGAAATCCCAACATCCCAAGAGAAAGAGGAGTCATTGAGCTTTATCGCGGAGAGTATCAACAACCGACTATATCAAATGATGAAGGAGATTGACCTGAGGTGCGAATTGGTACCAAAGGTCATCATTCCTACAAAAGTTGAACCTCCACCTTGTGATAATCCTCAACCAAAGCAACCAAGCTACACCCATAAGCCATATTTGTATCCCACCTCCTACCCAAACACTTCCTACCGACCTCCACCACATTTCCATGAAGGGCATGATGCTATATATCactatgaaacaccaccttatACACCATACCACACCCTCACCAATTCCTACGGAAGTCCACCTTGTGAGAAGCTCCCACCGGCCGACGATGAGATAAAGATCTTGAACGAGAAATTAGGAGTGTTCATAGAAATAGCCAAGGAGGATACAGCCAAACTAAGAGCCGAACTCAAGGGCGAAATGAAAGAATATCTTGTCACCCTCCGATGGAAGGCCTTCCATTGA